A genomic window from Pseudomonas leptonychotis includes:
- the tyrS gene encoding tyrosine--tRNA ligase, translated as MKSVEEQLALIKRGAEEVLVESELVEKLKRGQPLRIKAGFDPTAPDLHLGHTVLINKLRQFQELGHQVIFLIGDFTGMIGDPSGKSATRPPLTREQVLENAETYKTQVFKILDPAKTEVAFNSTWMDRMGPADFIRLTSQYTVARMLERDDFSKRYSTQQPIAIHEFLYPLVQGYDSVALHADVELGGTDQKFNLLMGRELQRSYGQASQCIVTMPLLEGLDGVKKMSKSLGNYIGIQEAPGVMYNKLVSMPDALMWRYFELLSFRSMDEIEQFKSDVEQGANPRDIKIKLAEEIVARFHGEEAALSAHRSAGNRMKEGELPDDLPEIEVMSAEDMPISALLNRAGLVKNAAMARDLLGSGGVRVDGEVVDRTFIYKVGAVHVCQAGKKAFARITLSLEK; from the coding sequence ATGAAGTCGGTTGAAGAACAGTTGGCGCTGATCAAGCGTGGTGCGGAAGAGGTTCTGGTTGAGTCCGAGTTGGTTGAAAAGCTCAAGCGTGGTCAGCCCCTGCGTATCAAGGCAGGTTTTGATCCGACTGCGCCGGATCTGCACCTTGGCCACACCGTGCTTATTAATAAGCTGCGTCAATTCCAGGAGCTGGGTCATCAGGTCATATTTCTGATTGGTGATTTTACCGGGATGATCGGTGATCCGAGCGGCAAGAGCGCCACGCGTCCGCCGTTGACGCGTGAGCAGGTGCTAGAGAACGCAGAAACCTATAAGACGCAGGTATTCAAGATTCTCGACCCGGCAAAAACCGAGGTTGCCTTTAATTCAACCTGGATGGACAGGATGGGACCTGCGGATTTCATTCGCTTGACCTCTCAATACACCGTGGCACGCATGCTTGAGCGCGATGATTTCAGTAAGCGCTATTCGACCCAGCAGCCAATTGCTATTCATGAGTTTCTCTACCCCTTGGTGCAGGGCTACGACTCGGTAGCGCTGCATGCTGATGTTGAGTTGGGTGGTACTGATCAGAAATTCAACTTGCTCATGGGGCGAGAGCTTCAGCGGTCCTATGGGCAAGCGTCGCAGTGCATCGTCACCATGCCTTTATTGGAAGGGTTGGATGGTGTTAAGAAAATGTCCAAATCCTTGGGTAACTACATTGGTATCCAAGAGGCGCCTGGCGTCATGTACAACAAGCTGGTGTCGATGCCTGATGCGTTGATGTGGCGCTACTTCGAGTTACTCAGCTTCCGGTCTATGGATGAGATCGAGCAGTTCAAGTCTGATGTCGAACAGGGCGCTAATCCTCGCGATATCAAGATCAAGCTGGCTGAAGAGATAGTGGCGCGTTTCCATGGCGAAGAAGCTGCGCTTAGCGCGCATCGTTCTGCGGGTAATCGCATGAAAGAAGGCGAGCTGCCTGACGATCTGCCCGAGATCGAAGTAATGTCTGCCGAGGATATGCCGATTTCTGCGCTGCTTAATAGGGCGGGTCTAGTGAAGAACGCGGCCATGGCGCGTGATCTGCTGGGTTCGGGTGGTGTGCGTGTGGATGGGGAGGTCGTTGATCGCACCTTTATATATAAGGTGGGCGCCGTGCATGTCTGTCAGGCGGGTAAAAAGGCCTTTGCGCGCATTACGCTCTCGCTCGAGAAGTAA